The Pontibacter sp. SGAir0037 DNA segment TTTTCAAGCTCTTTCTTTTCTGTTTCATACTTTGCAGTGGTCTCTGCTGTGATTTGTTTCTGCTTATCTAAATCCAGTTTGGAGTTATATTCTATGTAAGCAACACTATAAGCATAGGCTTGTTCGTAATTCTTTTGCCTGGCGTAAATCTGGTGCAGCAGCTGTGCTGTCTCTGCTATCTTCTTATTAGAATTTGTTTCTAATGCCAACTCATAGCTTCTTTTTCCATACCTAAGAGCCTCCTGAAGCTCATTCATGGCCAGGTAAAGTTTTGAAATGCCTTTCAAAGTGGTTACCTCGATCATTTTGTTCTGTATGGCCTCAGTGATGCTTAGTGCCTGAAACAAGTATGGCAGACCGCCTGCAGGATCATGGAGGTAAAGGTGCAAATCACCTATATTCAGTAAGGCTACTCCAAGTGCTCGCTGATCGCCTATTTCTTTCTCCAGTTTAGCAGACTTCTCATAGTAGAGGAGTGCTTTTTTATATTCTTTTTTCTCCTGGTACAGAACACCTATACTATTATAAGCCCGGGCCAAACCTGATTTATAACCACTCTGTTGTGCATAAAATGCGGCATCTGTACAGTACTTGATTGCACGTTCCAGATCGTTCATCTTATGGTACATAATACCCAGGCCTGCGTAAGAATCAACAATAATGCTTGTGTCGGAGGTTCTTTCGCCTATTTTTAGTGCATCAAAGTTTGCGTTAAGAGCCAGATTATAATTTCCTAAGACAAGCTGAGAACTCCCCAGCAGGTTTAAGGCTTTTGCCTCTCCCTTGGGAAAGTTTAGTTCTTTAGCAAGAACTCTGGCGGAGGTAGCATGTTCGATGGCTTTCTTCGCATCAGTAAGAACATATTGTTTACTAAGGCTGCAGTAGATATTAACTTTAGAAGTGTCGTTGGCGGCTTTTGAAAGAGCGAAATGCAGGCTATCAGTAAGCTTATCCTGTGCCTGTAAATCAACAGCCAGCATTAGTAGAAACAGCAGGGGCGGCCATAATTTTTTCATCTCAATTAATCTTGCGACCTACGCTAAATAACCTGCCGCTGAAATACAATTAATCAGATGTAAATTTAAGTACAATTATTTTAGATTGCGTTCTAAGATTCTAGGTTTAACTATTAATTTTTTAATTTTACTGCACTTTATAAATTTCAGTTTACCAGTAACTTATCTTGGTCTCTCGTAAATGCAATAAAGGCTCAGCATTTTAAAGCTGAGCCTTTATAATAATCTTGCCAACGCATCTCTCTCATTTATCAAGGAAACGGTGCAATTTTAAAGCTGAAGTACTGCTTTCGACAGGTATTTTTTTAAAATGAAAGATGTGGCTCGAGTTGCAGATCCTTTTTTGCAGGCTCTATCGTTCTGATTACCCGTGCCGGATTTCCAACTGCAATAGAGTTATCAGGAATATCTTTAACGACAACTGATCCTGCTCCGATTCTTACGTTGTTGCCAATTCTGATTTCTCCGATAATACAAACGTTAGAACCTAACTCAACATTATTGCCGATAATGGGAGAGCCGGAGTAGGAGCCATCGTCTTTTCGAATGTTCCCGATTGTGGTGCTATGTCTGAAGAAGCAGTTTTCACCGATAACCGAACAGCCGTTTACAACCAAAGCCTGTCCATGCCCCAGGTAAAAGTTTCTACCCACAGTTGTCCAGTGTGGGAGTTCGATGCAGAGGAACCATTCTACCAGTACCTTATAAAAGGCGAGGTACGGAAGCCAGAGAAGATGTAGTACTTTGTTGATGGAAGCGGGGTGTGCAAGCCGGAACAATACCATTACAAGCCTGCCCTTTAAATTACCCTTGTTAACTTCCCAGTCCTGGAAGATATAAGATATAGGAGACATAATATTTATTTGAGTTATGCTTTACGATACATGAAGTATAGGTGTTACTTAATTTTAATGCAGATGCTGCTACTTT contains these protein-coding regions:
- a CDS encoding tetratricopeptide repeat-containing sensor histidine kinase, whose protein sequence is MKKLWPPLLFLLMLAVDLQAQDKLTDSLHFALSKAANDTSKVNIYCSLSKQYVLTDAKKAIEHATSARVLAKELNFPKGEAKALNLLGSSQLVLGNYNLALNANFDALKIGERTSDTSIIVDSYAGLGIMYHKMNDLERAIKYCTDAAFYAQQSGYKSGLARAYNSIGVLYQEKKEYKKALLYYEKSAKLEKEIGDQRALGVALLNIGDLHLYLHDPAGGLPYLFQALSITEAIQNKMIEVTTLKGISKLYLAMNELQEALRYGKRSYELALETNSNKKIAETAQLLHQIYARQKNYEQAYAYSVAYIEYNSKLDLDKQKQITAETTAKYETEKKELENLKLKAEQKRQAMAILHQRVILAGGVIIILLMLGLVLVLFFSRKRIKEAHLKLQEVNSHVQAKNVKISRQKAEILTQSKVLRKQNEQLEEHSQFKNKVFSIISHDLRAPFLSVKGILKLVERKSMSEKEIKHIFSLLSKDMDVSLTMLNNLLIWSKTQMEGSSLQLQPLELYPIIEENIQVASPHAEAKQIRLQHEVEPALFALADKERLNFVLRNLLMNAIKFTHEGGIIRVKASSSEAALSISVIDSGKGIAAADLPKLFTDQRYTTLGTAKEKGTGLGLMLCKEFVDNLKGSITVESEEGIGSTFTFTLPKSVIVVAEKQHQDLLEV
- a CDS encoding serine acetyltransferase codes for the protein MSPISYIFQDWEVNKGNLKGRLVMVLFRLAHPASINKVLHLLWLPYLAFYKVLVEWFLCIELPHWTTVGRNFYLGHGQALVVNGCSVIGENCFFRHSTTIGNIRKDDGSYSGSPIIGNNVELGSNVCIIGEIRIGNNVRIGAGSVVVKDIPDNSIAVGNPARVIRTIEPAKKDLQLEPHLSF